The Meriones unguiculatus strain TT.TT164.6M chromosome 1, Bangor_MerUng_6.1, whole genome shotgun sequence genome has a segment encoding these proteins:
- the LOC110553211 gene encoding U6 snRNA-associated Sm-like protein LSm3 encodes MADNVDQQQTTNTVEEPLDLIRLSLDERIYVKMRNDRELRGRLHAYDQHLNMILGDVEETVTTIEIDEETYEEIYKLTKRNIPMLFVRGDGVVLVAPPLIVG; translated from the coding sequence ATGGCGGACAATGTAGATCAGCAACAGACTACTAATACCGTAGAGGAGCCCCTGGATCTCATCAGGCTCAGTTTGGACGAGCGAATTTATGTGAAGATGAGAAATGACCGAGAACTTCGAGGCAGATTACATGcttatgatcaacatttaaataTGATCCTGGGAGATGTAGAAGAAACTGTGACAACAATAGAAATTGATGAAGAGACATATGAAGAGATATATAAATTAACAAAAAGGAACATCCCCATGCTCTTCGTCCGGGGAGATGGTGTTGTTCTAGTTGCCCCTCCATTGATTGTTGGATGA